The following proteins come from a genomic window of bacterium:
- a CDS encoding response regulator transcription factor produces the protein MYRCMLIDDEPLARQRVRDMLSVSFAGQIAIMDEASDGIEALEKIESLQPDFIILDIQMPGLSGFEVLMHLKKVPPVIFATAYDHYAIRAFEVNAVDYLLKPFDEERLKRAIERIIAHLTVPESASTLSIQKLITDAIQEKNTQTAYLERIPYRDGEKIRFIKAAQCLWFDTQDSVTYLHTDQSAHDIRYTLDEIEQRLRPSEFLRVHRATIVNLNAIREMTPWFNGAYKIILNDKKNSEIDVARGRVQALRDVLGW, from the coding sequence ATGTACCGTTGTATGCTTATAGACGATGAGCCGCTCGCACGCCAACGCGTGAGAGATATGTTGTCGGTATCGTTTGCCGGACAAATTGCTATCATGGACGAAGCATCCGACGGCATCGAAGCGTTGGAAAAAATCGAAAGTTTGCAACCCGATTTCATTATTCTTGATATTCAAATGCCGGGACTAAGCGGTTTTGAAGTTTTGATGCATCTCAAAAAAGTTCCGCCGGTGATATTTGCGACGGCCTACGATCATTATGCGATCCGTGCGTTTGAAGTGAATGCCGTTGATTATCTGCTTAAACCGTTTGATGAAGAGCGGTTAAAACGCGCTATCGAACGCATCATTGCGCACCTCACAGTTCCAGAATCCGCAAGCACACTTAGCATACAAAAACTGATAACCGATGCGATACAGGAAAAGAACACGCAAACCGCGTATCTGGAACGCATCCCGTATCGTGACGGTGAAAAAATTCGCTTTATCAAAGCTGCACAGTGTTTGTGGTTTGACACCCAAGACAGCGTGACGTACCTGCATACGGACCAATCGGCGCATGATATTCGCTACACATTGGATGAAATCGAACAACGTCTCAGGCCGTCCGAATTTTTGCGTGTGCATCGGGCTACGATCGTCAATCTGAATGCGATCCGCGAGATGACGCCGTGGTTCAACGGCGCCTATAAAATCATTCTCAACGATAAAAAGAATTCGGAAATTGACGTAGCGCGGGGACGAGTGCAGGCGTTAAGGGATGTGTTAGGATGGTGA
- a CDS encoding histidine kinase — protein MKSNNTIKRFIIHEIAWAVVVICATGFIIGSLYVPVWTWNNYWISLRVSFSFYVVMRILMGTFAERVIRRFVPRTLERPKKFFAIEILIRVILGTVGSFLAFMLAEFITGINFLISLRMIYVQVFIAVILTLLVTVSFYSVAFYREMLNKMKIAQELREAAVEAELRALRAQVNPHFLFNTLNAIAALIASDPKRAEMMVQRLSEVFRYVLVASEKETVTLDEELTFLDNYLRIERVRFGEKLTICENVDATVRSVRVPGLILQPLVENAIKHGLASRRENGVLEISASRQDDFLMLRISDDGEGFSVDRNGKVILNREGIGVKNVRERIEKMYGGKGQLILTNRPQGGAVAEVRIPIRVS, from the coding sequence ATGAAAAGCAATAATACGATAAAACGTTTTATTATTCACGAGATCGCATGGGCTGTCGTAGTCATCTGCGCGACGGGCTTTATCATCGGCTCGCTCTATGTGCCGGTATGGACATGGAATAATTATTGGATTTCCCTGCGCGTATCATTTTCGTTTTATGTTGTCATGCGAATTTTAATGGGCACATTTGCCGAACGGGTGATACGTCGGTTTGTTCCGCGTACTTTGGAGCGTCCCAAAAAGTTTTTTGCTATCGAGATACTTATCCGCGTAATACTGGGGACGGTGGGAAGTTTTTTGGCGTTTATGCTTGCTGAATTTATCACGGGTATTAATTTTTTGATTTCGCTGCGCATGATCTATGTGCAAGTTTTCATCGCTGTCATTTTAACATTATTGGTTACGGTCAGCTTTTATTCGGTAGCCTTTTATCGCGAAATGCTGAATAAAATGAAAATCGCACAAGAATTACGTGAAGCCGCGGTCGAAGCGGAGTTGCGTGCATTGCGTGCTCAGGTCAATCCTCACTTTCTTTTTAATACGCTGAATGCCATAGCGGCTTTGATCGCGTCGGATCCCAAACGCGCTGAAATGATGGTCCAGCGTTTATCGGAGGTGTTTCGTTATGTGCTGGTCGCTTCGGAAAAGGAAACCGTCACGTTGGACGAAGAGCTTACTTTTTTAGATAATTATTTGCGCATCGAGCGCGTTCGGTTCGGCGAAAAACTTACCATTTGTGAAAATGTGGATGCAACGGTACGATCGGTAAGGGTACCGGGGCTTATTTTGCAGCCTCTTGTTGAGAATGCAATCAAACACGGTCTTGCTTCGCGGCGAGAGAATGGGGTATTGGAAATTTCAGCGTCGCGTCAGGACGATTTTTTAATGTTACGTATTTCGGACGACGGCGAAGGCTTTTCTGTAGATCGCAACGGGAAAGTGATTTTAAATCGCGAAGGCATCGGTGTAAAAAATGTACGCGAGCGAATCGAAAAAATGTACGGCGGCAAAGGTCAATTGATTTTGACCAACCGTCCTCAAGGCGGCGCCGTGGCCGAAGTGCGAATTCCGATACGAGTGAGTTAA
- a CDS encoding ABC transporter permease: protein MKKPDTMMNQPESYSYFHALRVYVITSLRAISRNPSSIVFGFIFPVIFIVIFGFIGNRTLNLTIGMIQNDSQENPMMEMLSHIDQIKLVRNLDDVALTEKLRKGEVDALMRVEKADSGYVAHIQTSDASPNGIVVLNMLRGLTAQANLLMMQVQHVPLAIAHTTIEGRRYKTIDFILPGQLGFVVLSSGIFGAAYLLIALKSRLVIKRMFATPAPKSVILVGEAIARMLFALAQVSIIVLIGKWVFGFTLINGWVTLLMMLLVCLIALMVFLGFGMIVSNIARHEQAVPPIANLIVMPQFLLAGTFFSIRVFPEWLQPVCHALPLTYVNDALRKIAFEGAGFADVGFELMVLGVWGVVVYAVAVKLFKWE from the coding sequence TTGAAAAAACCAGACACCATGATGAATCAACCCGAATCTTATTCCTATTTTCACGCTTTGCGTGTGTATGTCATTACGAGCCTTCGTGCGATTAGCCGCAATCCGTCGAGCATCGTCTTCGGATTTATTTTTCCTGTCATTTTCATCGTCATTTTCGGTTTTATAGGAAATCGTACATTGAATTTGACCATCGGCATGATACAAAATGATTCGCAAGAAAATCCGATGATGGAAATGCTCAGTCATATTGATCAAATAAAATTGGTGCGTAATCTGGATGACGTAGCGCTGACAGAAAAGCTACGCAAAGGTGAAGTCGATGCGCTGATGCGCGTTGAAAAAGCCGATTCCGGTTATGTTGCGCATATTCAGACCTCCGACGCTTCCCCCAATGGTATTGTGGTGCTTAATATGTTGCGCGGTCTTACCGCACAGGCCAATCTACTTATGATGCAAGTGCAGCATGTGCCGCTTGCGATCGCGCACACGACGATAGAAGGGCGGCGATACAAAACGATTGATTTTATTTTACCGGGTCAGTTAGGATTTGTGGTGCTTAGTTCGGGTATTTTCGGCGCGGCGTATTTACTTATTGCCCTCAAGTCCCGATTGGTGATCAAGCGAATGTTTGCTACACCGGCGCCGAAGAGCGTGATTTTGGTCGGCGAGGCTATTGCACGGATGCTTTTTGCGTTGGCGCAAGTATCCATCATCGTACTCATCGGCAAATGGGTTTTCGGATTCACGCTGATCAACGGATGGGTGACACTACTCATGATGCTGCTGGTTTGTCTCATCGCGCTCATGGTGTTTTTGGGTTTTGGAATGATCGTTTCAAATATAGCGCGCCATGAACAAGCCGTTCCCCCCATTGCCAATTTGATCGTAATGCCACAGTTCTTGTTGGCGGGCACGTTCTTTAGTATTCGCGTTTTCCCGGAATGGCTACAACCGGTGTGCCATGCTTTACCGCTGACGTATGTCAATGATGCGCTGCGCAAAATAGCCTTTGAAGGCGCAGGTTTTGCCGACGTGGGTTTTGAATTGATGGTATTGGGCGTTTGGGGTGTGGTCGTTTATGCGGTAGCTGTCAAATTATTTAAGTGGGAATAG
- a CDS encoding ABC transporter ATP-binding protein → MTERKKIVQVRDLKKNYGSFEAIRGISFDVYEGEIFGLLGPNGAGKTTTLEIMETLREKTSGEVLIEEFSVDRDPMLIKRRIGVQLQEAGYYPNSTLLEVCVLFAGLYNVHHDASALLAKVGLTDKAKTRVDKLSGGQKQRFSIATTLIHKPRVVFLDEPTVGLDPQARRNLWELIRSIRDDGTTVIMTTHYLDEAELLCDRVGIMDEGRIIALDSPERLIHGLLATGFQRPTRVREATLEDVFIHLTGKELRDA, encoded by the coding sequence ATGACAGAGAGAAAAAAAATAGTTCAGGTGCGTGACCTGAAAAAAAATTACGGTTCTTTTGAAGCCATTCGTGGTATTAGTTTTGATGTGTACGAAGGCGAAATTTTCGGATTGCTCGGTCCTAACGGCGCCGGCAAAACGACGACGCTTGAGATCATGGAGACATTGCGCGAAAAAACTTCCGGCGAAGTTCTGATTGAAGAATTTTCCGTTGATCGCGATCCGATGCTGATCAAACGCCGAATCGGCGTGCAGCTACAGGAAGCGGGATATTATCCCAATTCCACATTGCTCGAAGTGTGCGTACTGTTTGCCGGTTTGTACAATGTGCATCATGATGCATCGGCCTTGCTGGCGAAAGTCGGCCTGACGGATAAGGCTAAAACGCGTGTGGATAAACTTTCCGGCGGACAAAAACAGCGCTTCTCCATAGCAACGACGTTAATACATAAACCGCGTGTGGTTTTTTTGGATGAGCCCACCGTAGGATTGGATCCGCAAGCCCGGCGTAATTTGTGGGAATTGATTCGATCCATTCGCGACGACGGTACGACGGTTATCATGACGACACACTATCTTGACGAAGCCGAGTTGTTATGCGATCGCGTCGGTATCATGGATGAAGGACGTATCATAGCACTGGATTCACCGGAGCGGCTTATTCACGGCTTACTCGCTACGGGGTTCCAACGACCGACCCGTGTACGCGAAGCAACACTCGAAGATGTATTTATACATCTGACCGGCAAAGAACTGCGCGACGCTTAA
- a CDS encoding carboxypeptidase-like regulatory domain-containing protein: protein MKKTFIVVLLLCAQYQSYAQTAASYAVRVQLVDSDGKKVAYANVYFADGDFAGAFTNDSGVAIIRTHIAGERHLTASLIGYDTEVKKIKVPHAQTIHVTMHEKSVELGELVIEASAYGGGEGKVAVSKIDVYTTPGGAADVFQSVKVLPGVTQTDETAAVPVRGGSPSENLILFNGATLAHPYHGENTAGNGLFTIVKTAVIRKLYFSSGGFSVRYGNALSGVLDIETDNHVAQNRVAVDANLVSVGGGLQRQIIPNTLSAQVYADHTSTALLFKMNKPAFDVVRDPVTSNVTGIVNYNYRPSGQIQAMILESRDAQTFDLTLQSNSQRYALETGNRVVSLQWSELFNPQWTSKASWSYSMYRNDWTFGDWKRANREYNIKWRWDHHYALHNRTILSFGGETYGDFYRFDYILPLRRGEYYNGADSVVLQGNHHAAVVAAYAEVQQKIARRWSAQIGFRTDYQTLSQNQIWDIRGSVVHELAANSFLRFSAGTFHQFPHITMYDKTIGNPELKAMRARHAVVGWEKNAATYQLKIESYYKWYDHLPLSDEDKNYVSQGRGYARGLDFFLKGGFVKTSGWFSYSFIQTRRKEMQIQTMRPSLYDITHNISLIVKQNLGRNFELASTLRYATGRPYTPVTAGQYDPVRGIWQPVYAADYSDRFPDFKRLDARLSKFFILGPQKHVVLYIEALNLLGIRNILDYSYSEDFSERHSVPSYFSNRTVVMGFSLSL from the coding sequence ATGAAAAAAACTTTTATCGTAGTTCTGCTGCTATGCGCGCAATACCAAAGTTACGCACAGACGGCCGCATCGTATGCCGTACGTGTACAGTTGGTGGATAGTGATGGAAAAAAAGTGGCGTACGCCAATGTGTATTTTGCCGACGGCGATTTTGCCGGAGCGTTTACCAATGACAGCGGTGTGGCGATTATTCGCACGCACATAGCCGGAGAGCGTCATCTGACAGCGAGTTTGATCGGCTATGATACGGAAGTTAAGAAAATAAAAGTACCTCATGCTCAAACAATTCATGTCACCATGCATGAGAAGTCGGTAGAATTGGGCGAACTGGTGATCGAGGCCAGCGCCTACGGCGGCGGTGAAGGCAAGGTCGCCGTTTCTAAAATAGATGTATATACTACGCCGGGCGGCGCCGCCGATGTTTTTCAGAGCGTCAAGGTTTTGCCGGGTGTAACACAAACGGATGAGACAGCGGCTGTTCCCGTGCGCGGCGGCAGTCCTTCCGAAAACCTGATTCTGTTCAACGGTGCGACGTTGGCTCATCCGTATCACGGCGAAAATACGGCGGGCAACGGTCTTTTTACGATTGTCAAAACCGCCGTGATCAGAAAATTATATTTTTCCAGCGGCGGTTTTTCCGTGCGGTATGGCAATGCGTTATCCGGCGTCCTGGATATCGAAACGGATAATCACGTGGCGCAAAACAGGGTAGCTGTGGATGCCAATCTCGTATCGGTCGGCGGAGGATTACAACGGCAGATTATTCCCAATACGCTTTCCGCGCAGGTCTATGCGGATCATACCTCGACCGCTTTGCTTTTTAAAATGAACAAACCGGCTTTTGATGTTGTGCGTGATCCGGTAACGAGCAATGTCACGGGCATCGTTAATTATAATTACCGTCCGTCGGGGCAAATCCAGGCTATGATATTGGAAAGCCGCGATGCACAGACGTTTGACCTGACGTTGCAGTCCAATAGCCAGCGGTACGCCTTGGAAACCGGCAATCGCGTTGTGAGTCTCCAGTGGTCGGAATTATTTAACCCCCAATGGACAAGTAAGGCGTCGTGGTCGTATAGCATGTACCGTAACGACTGGACGTTCGGTGACTGGAAGCGGGCGAACCGTGAGTACAATATCAAATGGCGCTGGGATCATCATTATGCATTGCATAACCGAACCATTTTGAGTTTTGGCGGAGAAACCTACGGTGATTTCTACCGGTTTGATTATATACTCCCGCTACGGCGCGGCGAATATTACAATGGCGCCGATAGTGTGGTTTTGCAAGGAAATCACCATGCTGCCGTAGTGGCTGCGTATGCCGAAGTGCAGCAAAAAATTGCGCGGCGTTGGTCGGCACAAATAGGTTTTCGCACCGATTATCAGACCTTGTCACAAAATCAAATATGGGATATACGCGGTTCCGTTGTGCATGAATTAGCCGCGAATTCTTTTTTACGCTTTTCAGCCGGGACATTTCATCAATTTCCGCACATTACGATGTACGATAAAACCATCGGCAATCCCGAACTTAAGGCGATGCGTGCGCGCCATGCCGTCGTCGGGTGGGAAAAGAATGCTGCGACGTATCAACTAAAAATAGAGTCGTACTACAAATGGTATGATCATCTGCCGCTTTCCGATGAAGATAAAAACTATGTCAGTCAAGGGCGCGGGTATGCGCGCGGTTTAGATTTTTTTCTAAAGGGCGGTTTTGTAAAAACCAGCGGTTGGTTTTCCTATAGTTTTATTCAGACGCGGCGAAAAGAAATGCAGATTCAAACAATGCGGCCCAGTCTTTATGATATCACCCATAATATTTCATTGATCGTCAAACAAAACCTTGGGCGTAATTTTGAATTGGCTTCTACACTGCGGTATGCGACAGGACGCCCCTATACGCCGGTTACCGCCGGTCAATACGATCCGGTGCGCGGGATTTGGCAACCGGTTTATGCCGCCGATTATTCCGATCGGTTCCCGGATTTCAAGCGGCTTGATGCCCGTCTGTCGAAGTTTTTTATCCTCGGTCCGCAGAAACATGTCGTGTTATATATTGAAGCGCTCAATCTTTTGGGTATCCGAAATATTCTTGATTATTCATATTCCGAGGATTTCTCCGAACGTCATAGTGTGCCGAGTTATTTCAGCAACCGAACCGTTGTGATGGGTTTTAGTTTGAGCTTATGA
- a CDS encoding tetratricopeptide repeat protein, producing the protein MKRMIVVLMLTAGTLFSQNPAASIAIEGKNKIQNGFAAWNETMIREGSALCERAAMADPQNVWPLYWSAFAHYRLAIMKLYGSEPDEDAGKQYIETGLSLLEKINTLKPGHAESLALTGSLTGMKIRFNPLSAMWLGPKSQEYMSKAVEADPKSPRVFYLTGIGTMNTPSMFGGGADKATGDFLKAIRLYEEEATNPPADPLAPTWGYDECYSFLGSAYEAQKMFNEAKSCYQKSLTINPESRRAKAQLMRLENKNTQ; encoded by the coding sequence ATGAAGCGCATGATCGTTGTACTGATGTTGACCGCGGGGACACTTTTTTCTCAAAACCCGGCGGCTTCTATAGCCATCGAAGGAAAAAACAAAATTCAAAATGGGTTTGCCGCATGGAATGAAACGATGATCCGCGAGGGCAGCGCACTGTGTGAACGGGCTGCTATGGCCGATCCGCAGAATGTGTGGCCGTTGTATTGGAGCGCATTTGCACATTATCGTCTGGCGATCATGAAACTGTACGGCAGCGAACCCGATGAAGACGCCGGTAAACAATATATCGAAACGGGACTGTCTCTATTGGAAAAAATCAACACGCTCAAACCGGGTCATGCGGAGTCGTTAGCATTAACGGGCTCTCTCACAGGTATGAAAATTCGTTTTAATCCATTATCGGCTATGTGGCTCGGCCCTAAATCACAGGAGTATATGAGTAAAGCCGTCGAAGCGGATCCCAAAAGCCCTCGTGTTTTTTATCTTACCGGTATCGGTACGATGAATACACCGTCCATGTTTGGCGGCGGTGCGGATAAAGCGACGGGCGATTTTCTCAAAGCTATACGTTTGTATGAAGAAGAAGCGACCAACCCGCCGGCGGATCCGTTGGCGCCGACATGGGGCTATGATGAGTGTTATTCTTTTTTAGGATCCGCATACGAAGCGCAAAAAATGTTTAACGAAGCTAAAAGTTGTTATCAGAAATCATTGACCATCAATCCCGAATCGCGCCGGGCTAAAGCGCAATTGATGCGACTTGAGAACAAAAACACGCAATAA
- a CDS encoding BMC domain-containing protein has translation MALDALGMVETKGLVGAIEAADAMVKAAKVELIGKEKIGGGYVTVMVRGDVGAVKAATDAGAAAAEKVGELVSVHVIPRPHPEVELILPKKGSN, from the coding sequence ATGGCTCTGGATGCATTAGGCATGGTAGAAACCAAAGGTTTGGTCGGCGCAATCGAAGCCGCTGACGCGATGGTCAAAGCCGCAAAAGTCGAATTAATCGGCAAAGAAAAAATCGGCGGTGGTTACGTGACCGTCATGGTACGTGGCGATGTCGGCGCTGTAAAAGCAGCTACCGATGCCGGCGCTGCAGCAGCAGAAAAAGTCGGCGAACTGGTTTCCGTCCACGTCATTCCGCGTCCGCATCCGGAAGTGGAACTTATTCTTCCCAAAAAAGGCTCCAACTAA
- a CDS encoding BMC domain-containing protein, with protein sequence MADERALGMVETLGLVGAIEAADAMIKASNVKLIGKEITDGAMITIKVVGEVGAVQASVSAGEAAARRVGQVVSVHIIPRPDAMTESIIYDEGLVEAPSGGTGSKKKLNA encoded by the coding sequence ATGGCAGATGAACGTGCATTAGGAATGGTGGAAACGCTCGGATTGGTCGGTGCGATCGAAGCCGCAGACGCTATGATCAAAGCTTCCAATGTCAAACTGATCGGCAAAGAAATAACCGATGGTGCCATGATCACGATCAAAGTGGTCGGCGAAGTAGGCGCTGTACAAGCCTCTGTGTCCGCCGGTGAAGCCGCTGCACGTCGTGTAGGACAAGTCGTTTCCGTTCATATTATACCGCGTCCGGATGCAATGACGGAATCCATCATCTATGATGAAGGATTGGTAGAAGCTCCGAGCGGCGGCACGGGCTCAAAAAAAAAACTGAACGCCTGA
- a CDS encoding HAMP domain-containing protein has product MFKLPEWLLRADRRIQELNLFRRIFIMMFPLMIAAIGVFEITIRWFDIHAIEYAHIWIILIPLIFSIIISYLSARFTAKEVAHPIKLFIESAKAIARGNFDHKVNVHTSEEMTQLSRIFNYMTRELKEINQGNIRKTIQEKIKTEAIIRNIADGIIVVGPLNEVLMINEVVEGWFHVQQKAVIGFSLNFFFPELKFLVKQALDTQGETVFQDELTIKPLNSPSEIYLGANASKVMDNDDLIALVIVLRNITKEKEIDRMKTELVNVVAHELRSPLTSIAGFSEIIKDPHLSEAIRKEYIDIIHYESGRLAEMISKFLDISRIESGKTVINKVPCDLTTVVDNTITANTPMAQKRSMHVSSTLPKWVPLVHADPDLIGQVVLNFFSNAVKYSPEGSEIKLRVAVADDTVIVEVSDNGYGISKENMKHLFQKFFRAKDEKHVKDVEGTGLGLAFVKEIIHQHNGTIHVESEVGKGSSFSFALPIDFTLPENAALKPAS; this is encoded by the coding sequence ATGTTTAAATTGCCCGAATGGCTTCTGCGTGCCGACCGGCGAATTCAGGAGCTTAATCTCTTTCGCCGGATCTTCATCATGATGTTTCCGCTCATGATCGCGGCGATTGGTGTATTTGAAATCACCATACGCTGGTTTGATATCCACGCTATCGAGTACGCACACATATGGATCATACTAATTCCGCTTATTTTTTCTATCATCATATCGTATTTATCGGCTCGATTTACCGCGAAAGAAGTTGCCCATCCTATCAAACTCTTCATCGAAAGCGCCAAAGCCATCGCGCGTGGTAATTTTGATCACAAGGTCAATGTGCATACCAGCGAAGAAATGACTCAGCTTTCGCGCATTTTTAACTATATGACCCGTGAATTGAAAGAGATCAATCAGGGCAACATCCGAAAAACAATCCAAGAAAAAATTAAGACCGAAGCCATCATTCGCAATATTGCCGACGGTATTATCGTGGTCGGCCCGCTGAATGAAGTTCTGATGATCAATGAAGTGGTCGAAGGATGGTTTCATGTACAACAAAAAGCCGTCATCGGTTTTTCGCTCAATTTTTTCTTTCCCGAACTCAAATTTCTCGTGAAACAGGCGCTTGACACACAAGGCGAAACGGTTTTTCAGGACGAACTTACGATCAAGCCGCTCAATAGCCCCTCGGAAATCTATCTCGGTGCCAATGCTTCCAAAGTCATGGATAACGACGATCTGATTGCTTTGGTTATTGTTCTTAGAAATATTACGAAAGAAAAAGAAATTGATCGGATGAAAACCGAACTGGTGAATGTCGTCGCCCATGAACTGCGCTCACCGTTGACCAGTATCGCCGGTTTCAGTGAAATCATCAAAGATCCGCATTTATCGGAAGCCATTCGTAAAGAATACATTGATATTATCCACTACGAATCCGGTCGTTTAGCTGAAATGATTTCCAAGTTTCTGGACATCAGTCGCATTGAAAGCGGTAAAACGGTTATCAATAAAGTCCCATGCGATCTTACCACGGTTGTAGATAACACCATCACCGCCAACACACCGATGGCTCAAAAGCGCAGCATGCACGTCAGCAGCACATTGCCCAAATGGGTTCCTCTGGTTCACGCCGATCCCGACCTGATCGGTCAGGTCGTACTCAATTTCTTTTCCAATGCCGTGAAATACAGCCCCGAAGGTTCAGAGATCAAACTGCGTGTCGCGGTCGCGGATGATACGGTGATCGTGGAAGTGTCCGATAACGGCTACGGTATATCCAAAGAGAATATGAAACATCTGTTTCAGAAATTTTTTCGCGCTAAAGATGAGAAACATGTGAAAGATGTGGAAGGCACCGGTTTGGGATTGGCGTTCGTCAAAGAAATCATCCATCAGCACAATGGTACCATACATGTCGAGAGCGAAGTCGGAAAAGGTTCTTCTTTTTCGTTTGCCCTGCCGATTGATTTTACACTGCCGGAAAATGCTGCGCTCAAACCCGCTTCATGA
- a CDS encoding ABC transporter ATP-binding protein, producing the protein MQTQDDDIMGKAYDARLMRRLLSLVRPYRWMAVVSVILLIAAQGFSAYRPKLVQEAVDAAILAGDGLRLRNFAILFVVLLIGEFLLQYCVIYVTQLMGQRIIFDLRMKLFTHLEHLHLQFFDRNPVGRLITRVTSDIESLNDMFTSGLVYLFGDIFLLAGIIVMMFVLDVHLTLVTLAILPLIFYISVVFKSKVRVAFREVRLKIAALNSYLQENITGVTTVQIFNREKKNFEKFDALNRTLTDSHLDSVFHYAWFYPAINVASSFAIGMLIWYGSGEVRSSSITLGTLIAFIQYGMLFFRPIQDLSDKYNILQTAMASSERVFKLIDTPTEIPNPAQPITPKVMSGRIEFRNVYFAYNPQDIRSDEDYILKDISFVTQPGQSVALVGATGSGKSTIINLASRFYEAQRGDILLDQTDIRRMDQYALRRTMAVVLQDVFLFSGTILDNIRLGRHDISEAQVEEAARRVGADDFIRRLPLQYLEPVQERGSTLSVGQRQLIAMARALVFDPRILILDEATSSIDTETERLIQKAIAQLMQGRTSVIIAHRLSTIRHVDQILVLHKGRIRERGTHEELLAMGGLYYRLYQLQYKDQEFIA; encoded by the coding sequence ATGCAGACACAAGATGATGATATCATGGGGAAAGCCTACGATGCGCGTTTGATGCGTAGGCTATTGAGTTTGGTTCGCCCGTATCGATGGATGGCCGTTGTTTCTGTGATTTTATTAATAGCCGCTCAGGGTTTTAGCGCATACCGTCCCAAACTTGTTCAGGAAGCCGTGGACGCGGCTATACTGGCCGGTGACGGATTACGTTTACGCAATTTTGCCATCTTGTTTGTCGTTCTTTTGATCGGCGAATTTCTTTTACAATACTGTGTGATCTATGTGACTCAACTGATGGGTCAGCGTATCATTTTTGATCTGCGGATGAAATTATTTACGCATCTCGAGCATCTTCATTTGCAATTTTTTGATCGAAACCCCGTGGGCCGACTTATCACACGCGTAACATCGGATATCGAATCGCTTAACGATATGTTTACTTCCGGGCTTGTCTATCTTTTCGGTGATATTTTTTTATTGGCCGGCATTATTGTCATGATGTTTGTTCTCGATGTACATTTGACACTCGTTACGCTGGCCATTTTGCCACTCATATTCTATATATCCGTTGTGTTCAAGTCCAAGGTACGGGTCGCGTTTCGCGAAGTGCGTCTTAAAATCGCAGCTTTAAATTCGTATCTTCAGGAAAATATCACCGGCGTCACCACGGTTCAAATTTTTAATCGTGAGAAGAAAAATTTTGAAAAGTTTGATGCGCTCAATCGTACGCTCACGGATTCACATTTGGATTCGGTATTTCATTACGCCTGGTTTTATCCGGCGATCAACGTGGCGAGTAGTTTTGCCATCGGCATGTTGATTTGGTATGGAAGCGGAGAAGTGCGCTCTTCGTCAATAACACTGGGTACATTGATTGCTTTTATACAGTACGGCATGTTGTTTTTCAGGCCGATTCAGGATCTGAGTGATAAATACAATATTCTGCAGACAGCGATGGCTTCGTCGGAGCGTGTTTTCAAACTCATAGACACACCGACGGAAATACCTAATCCGGCTCAACCGATAACGCCGAAAGTGATGTCAGGACGCATTGAATTTCGTAATGTGTATTTTGCTTATAATCCTCAGGATATACGCTCGGATGAAGACTATATTTTAAAAGATATTTCGTTTGTTACTCAGCCCGGTCAAAGTGTTGCATTGGTCGGTGCGACGGGTTCGGGCAAAAGTACGATTATCAACCTTGCGTCGCGGTTTTATGAAGCTCAGCGCGGCGATATTTTACTGGATCAGACGGATATTCGCCGGATGGATCAATATGCTTTGCGTCGCACGATGGCCGTGGTGTTACAGGATGTATTTTTATTTTCGGGTACGATTTTAGACAATATACGTCTAGGTCGTCATGATATTAGTGAAGCGCAGGTCGAAGAAGCCGCGCGGCGAGTCGGTGCGGATGATTTTATTCGCCGGCTTCCTTTACAATATCTTGAACCCGTGCAAGAGCGCGGCAGCACGCTTTCGGTAGGCCAACGCCAATTGATTGCGATGGCGCGCGCGTTGGTTTTTGATCCGCGGATATTGATTTTGGATGAAGCAACATCAAGTATCGATACCGAAACGGAACGCCTGATACAAAAAGCCATAGCCCAACTGATGCAAGGGCGCACGTCGGTAATCATTGCCCACCGTCTGTCAACCATCAGACACGTGGATCAGATTCTGGTTTTACACAAGGGGCGAATCCGTGAGCGCGGAACGCATGAAGAATTATTGGCTATGGGTGGATTATATTACAGGTTGTATCAATTGCAATACAAAGATCAGGAGTTCATTGCTTAG